One Rhodospirillales bacterium genomic window, CGAGTTCACCCTCGAGCCCAATATCCCGCATACGGAACGCGCTGGTCCGGAGGGCGTGAAATTCGTATTCGGCATTAAGCGCTAGTCATTGGAGCCGCCCGGCAGGCGGGCACGAACCGGGGAACTGTTCTGACTGGCCCCGATGGATCGGTCCAGTCGACCGGGGCTAATCGGCGTTCCGCGATCAGAATTCCGGATCAGCACCAGTCGACGCCCGGTCCACGAAGTCCATCCAACCCTCGCCGCGGAGGGTCTCGTTCGCCGGGAAACGCTCAGCGTGGGGTCGCTGGCGGACGCCCGGCCCCGCGCAGGAGATCCGGGACGCCGAGTTGCAACGCGGCCGCCCGGAGGTCATGCAGGGTGGTGTCGTTCAGTGGAATGCCGGCGTCCCGGTAGCTGGCGGCCGTCCGCGCCTCGAGGCCGCCAGGCGCGAACAGCGCCTCGATGCCCTCGGCGCGGCGCGACGTCAGGATTTGCTTGACAACCAGGTCCATACGGGACTTGAACCTGCCGACATCTTCGAAGAACGCGACGTTGATCGCTAGGTAGAACTGTCCATCGGCACCGGCAATGGCGCCATCCACCATGTTGCCCGATTCGGTCCCGTAGCCTGCACCTGAGAGCAGGCTCGACAGGATGCCCATGCATACGGCGAGCCCGAGGCCCTTGAAGGCGCCAATCGGCTGGATCAAGCCTTCAAGGGCAGCTGCGGGATCGGTGGTTGGCCGGCCCTCCCGGTCGAAGGCCCAGTCACCGGGGATGGGTTGACCTTTCTGCTGGTGGACCCTGATCTTGCCGTGAGCGGTCGCACCCAGCGCAATGTCGAGCACGACGGGTCCTTCCCCGCCCGATGGGATGCCGATGCCAATCGGATTGAGCCCAATGATCTTGTCGGTCCCACCCCAGGGAGCCATGGTGGGCAGGGCATTGGTCGTGGCGAAGCCGATCATGTCCTGATCAATGGCCATGCGGACATAGAAGTCCATGGTCCCGGCGTGGTTGCTTCCGCCCACGGCTGCGGCGGCCACCCCGGACGTGCGGGCGCACTCGATCGCCTGGCGCATCGCGAAGGCACCGCCGATCTGGCCCATGCTGTTGTCGCCATCCACGACGATGGCGCTGCCCGCCTGCCTGATGATCCGCGGCCGGCCCCGTGGGTTCACGCCGTCCCGGGTCAACTTCCGAACGTAATCCGGCACGCGCAGCACGCCGTGGGAGTGGATGCCCCGCAGGTCCGCCTGTACCAGGGAAGCCGCCAGCAACGCGGCGTCGTGCTCGGACATGCCGCAGGCGACGAAGATCGCCGCAGTCTGTTCCGCCAGGAGTCCATCGGCGATGCGCCGCTCACCTTCGGTGCCGGGGTATCGCGCCATCGCGTTCTCCCGCCAATTCAGCAATACGGCGAGAATACCGCCGCCACTACTGACGACATTCCGCCGGTCGCCGAGCGTCGGCACCATGGCTGGCGGGATGGCTGCGTCGCCCTCGGCTCTGCCGCCAGACACCCTCCCCAACGCCGAACCCGGCTGACGGCAGCCTGGAGGCCTGGGGTTTCGGCAACACGGGATCCCAACGGCCGCTGGCCGACGATTTCCCCACTGGCGTTGCTCCCCGGGGTCGGCACGCGGATTCGCTTCACCCTGATCGCGGGTGGCGTATCCTCCCCGCTTGCTGGCGGCGGCCTGCTGTAGCGAAACGGGCGCGTTCGGGCCATGCCGGCCTGGCCGCGTTGGGAAATACGCTCGGAGCAATGCGTCGCGGCCTTGGAGGAAGCAGGCGCAGGCAATGCACGTGTCGACAGGAACGTCTTGCAGTGGCAGCACGCGCACCGCGGAGGTGCACCGGGTGCCGCCGGAGTTCGGCGAGTTTGGCGGTCGACAGCCGAGCTCCTGCGCCCGCGGGAAGATATTGAACCCGACCGTTGCAGGCGGTTTCGGGCTCGTTCAGGTTGGCGACTGAATGCCCATCCGACTGACCTATGGCTCGCGGCAACAATTCCGTTGCCGCCATCACGACATAACAGTACTCGGTCGGGTTCTGAATGCTGCCTTCCCCGTCGAGGCGGCCGAGTTCGCTCTCAACGCCGGCTCTCCGCGCAACCTCTACGTCGAGCAGGAGGCCGACCGGAACATTGACTGGCTACACGGATACAAGCCGTCTCCGGCGGAGCTGCGCTGCCGGGACCAGGGAGAGTTCTGCATTGAAGTACCCTCCACGGACAGTGACTTGGCAACCGGCGAGAACGGACTCGCCATCACGGTTAGGGACGGCGCCGGGACACTCCACACATCGGAGATGACATTCACATGGTCGCCCGACCCCGTGCCCATGCCGCTGGACCTGCGGGATCTGACGCCCTTTCGGTCAGTCCAAGAGATTGGCCAGGTCATCAACGGTGCATTCGATCTGGATCCCGAGGCAAATTTGATCCGTTCCCGAGGGCCGGTGGCACCGGATGCCCTGCTGCTGCTGGGCTCCCAGCACAGTAACCAAGAGGCGACCTACCGGGTCCGCTTCACAGAAACCGCAGGCGCCAAATGGCTGGGATTATCCGATTTCTTTGCCGGGCTCACGGAGGGTGAGCCGCAACGAGGCATCAAGGTGGGCTGGTGCAGCGCGGGTATGGCGGCCCTTAGTCCGACGGACGGCGGCCGTTCGTTTTTGGCTTGGGGCGACCATTCGGGTGATCCACGAGAATGGGCCGTCGCCACCGATCCGGCAGCGCCGGTCGCGGTTGAGCGGGATTCTGCCTACCGGGTACGCCACCAGTCTTGTCATCACGGTGGCATCGGCCGAGTTCGCTATCGGATCTGGCCGGAAGGAAGCCCAGAGCCTGACGACTGGCTGTGCGTGGAAGAAGACCGACACGTCCCGCCAGAACTACCACGCAACCAGCAGGGCGCATTCGGATTATTTCAACACATGGGTCACCCCATCGAGTGGTCGGACATCCTCGTTCGGGCGCATGACCCCGCCCCCGGCGACCTGCCCGGTGCTAACCCGACCATCGCCCGGTTGCCGTTCCTGCGACGGGAGCGGCCCGGTGCTTTTTGAAGTATGGGCCCGCTTTCTGGCTTTCGGACTATCCGACACTCGAAGATAATCCGACAGTCCGAAGGGGCATGCCAGTGGTCGCGCTGGCCAAATCGGCACGCAGGCTCGGTGTCTGCCGAGGGGCCGGGCTTCCCTGGGCGGTGCGTGTCGGAACGCTGACGTCGGCACTGCCGAGTGCCAGACAGTGGTTGACCTGATTGCTTCGTTCGGTTCCCAACGGATCTACGGATGCCAGCAGGGGCACGCGCGGAATTTCTTCATGGTTGGAAGAAGCGAAGCACAGGTCCAGTGATACGGTGTCATCGGGGCACGGTGGTCCGGGAGCGACAGATCCACGCCGGAATCAGATGGAGTACGTTGAGGTGAAAACGACATGACCGTCGACCTCGCACCGTTCCGTGTCGATGTGCCGCAGGATGCGATCGCAGATCTACGCAAACGCTTGAGTCGCACGCGTTGGCCCGACCAAATCGACGGGTACGGATGGCAGCAGGGCGCGGAGCTCCATGCCGTTCAACGCTACGCGTCCTACTGGGCGAACGGGTACGACTGGCGGGCAGCGGAAGCTGATCTCAACCGGCTTTCCCACTTCACCGCACATGTGGCCGGGTTGCGACTGCATTTCGTGCACGAGCGTTCGCCCCATGCACGTGCCGTTCCACTCCTCATCCTGCACGGATGGCCGGGTTCATTCTTCGAGTTCCACAAGCTCATCGAGATGCTGACCCGCCCGGAACTGCACGGAGGCGATCCCGCAGACGCCTTTCACGTCATTGCCCCGTCTCTTCCGGGTTTCGCGTTCTCGGAACGACCGCACGAGCCTGGGATGCACCCGAGTGCGATCGCCGAAATCATGCACACGCTGATGCACGATGTGCTCAGCTACAAGCGCTACGCCGCGCAGGGCGGCGACTGGGGTGCGCTCGTCGCTTCAGGGATAGCGTTGCGGTATCCCAAGTCGGTCGTGGGGTTGCACCTGAACATGCAGGGCTACCGGGCGAAGACCGGTGGCGATGCCCGGCCCCTCGACGACGAGGAGAAGAAGTGGCTGGGCGATGCGCGCGCGATGTTTGCCGAGGACATGGCCTACTTCGCGATCCAGGGCACGCGCCCGACGTCGCTCGGCTACGGCTTGCACGATTCACCGGCCGGGCTCCTCGGCTGGTTCCTGGAAAAGTTCACCGCCTGGACCGATTGCGACGGGGTGCTAGAGAACGCGGTCACACGCGACGAGTTCCTGACGAACCTGATGCTCTATTGGGCGACGGGAAGCATCGCCTCCGCCGCGCGCATTTACTACGAGCACTTGCACACCGGCGACCGCGCGATACTCCCGGCTGGCCAACGGGTCGAGGTCCCGACTGCCATGGCGGTATTTCCCCGGGAGCTTCTGATCGGACCGCGCCAGTGGGTGGATCGGGCGTACAACATCGTCCGCTGGACGGAGATGCCGAGGGGCGGGCACTTTGCGGCGCTCGAGCAGCCGGAGCTTCTCGCCGCGGACATCCGGGCATTCTTCAGTGGCCGGTTCTCGTAGGCTCCTTCCGGAATTGGCGCCGCCCGTCCCTGACGGGACACTTCACCCGCGTAGGGCGTGACACGGATCTTGGAAGTGAGTTTGGGTGAGGGGGCGGCGGCTCCAAGCTGTCCGTCGCCCGCAGACGCTGTTGGCGGACATTGAAGGAATATCGTCAACACTTGGAAATCGATTCGCGCTGGCGGGTGGCAGTCCATTGTGGCGAGGCAAGCGCGCGCCTAGGATTTCGCCGCTGTTGACGGTTGCGGGTGACCCGCCATGAACCAGATTTCGCCTCCAGGGACGGCACCGACCAGGGCCGAGCACGCCAAGCGCACGACGACCTATCTTCGCGCCGGGGAGGAACGCGCCCGCGGGCTTGCCAATCGCGGACCGATCCGGTTCGGCGCCGACGGCAGCCTGCATCCCGACATCCTGAAGGCTTACTGGAAGCACGGTTTCTACGTGTTCCGAAGCGTGGTGGGCGAAGCGGAGCTGGAGGAGCTTCGACGCGACGCTGACATGATGATCGAGCGCGCGCCCATGCGTCCGGGCGCCGATCTCGACAGGCACGGCCGCCCGGCCCTCGGGCGGGACTATGCCCGCGAGCCCTACACGCTGGTGAAGCCGCTCTCCGACCCCTGGGGCGGCACGGACCAGCTCAACGGCCGGCATCCGCACCAAATGGTCCAGCCGCAGCCCGACGCCGATGCGCCGGAATATGTGGTCTTCCTGATGTACGGCATGTGCCAGGCGATGCCGTCGGCGCTCCGGGTGTATGGCCATCCGCACCTCTTGACCGTGGCGGAAGCGATCAACGGGACGGACTTCGTCCCCTACAACGACGCGATCTTCGTCAAGCAAGCAGGCGTCGGCGGCTCCGTCGCATGGCACCAGGACGGCGTCACCCACTGGGAATCGTCCGATTGGGACGAGGGCATCCACGGCTTCAACTTCCAACTGCAGCTGTATCCGACGACGCCCGCCAATTGCCTCTGGGTCGTGCCAGGCACCCACAAGCAAGGACGGATCAACATCAGGCGGCGGGTCGCGGAGAACGGCGGCGATGAAAAACTGCCGGACGCCGTGCCGCTCGTCTGCGAGCCCGGCGACGTCACGATCGTCAATCGTCAAATGTTGCACGGCTCTTTCGCGAACAGCTCGCCCGACAAGCGCATCTCGATCACCATGGGCTTCCACCGCCGCCGGTCGGTTCTGGGCCAGCGGGGCAAGCTCAAGATGGGTGCCGATCAGGTCTACGACGAGCAGCGCATCTTCGACCGCTCAGCCGTGATCCAGGTCGCCATCGACGCGCGGCGGCAGCGCTTTCCCGAAGAAACGCCTTTCCGCTACCGCCCCTTTGCGGGGCAGGAGGACCGGTTCCGCTACAACGACGAGACCTACGAGCGGGTCCTCCGGGACTACAACACGAAGGACCTGGCGATCTGACGCCCGCGCGCGGAAGCGCGGACAAGCAGGCACGAGCATCGCCGCAATGTGCGACTTCCTCTGTCGTGGCGCCCAGGGAACCCCATGAAGGCGAGCAATCGAACGCGCACGGGCTCGCAGGGCCAGTTGTGTCGATGCATCAGCCCGCAAGTTGGGCTTGAGCACCAAGCCTATCTGGCTTAGGGAACCGCAAGCGATTGGAACTAAGTCTGTCTGCCAACGCATGGAGGCCCCGTTGCTGCCCGCCGACGCAACCATACGGCGAGCGCCGTGACGTCGTCAGTCTCGTGCCCCGGGGTTTCGGTTTCAGAACTTCCGGTGAGATTTCGCGCCGTAGCTGCAGTCAACCGCCTTGGTTCCGCCGGCATGGGCCCCGCGATCGTCTTAGCGAGAGCGCATGTGGTGCACACCGCGTCGATGATTTCGCCCAACCGCTGAACCCCAATTGACGGAGCACCGGCGCTGCAGTTCTTCGAAGCCTGCACCACGTTCTTCGACGAAGCGAGCTCTGCCGCCCGCTCTCGAGTATGAACCACGGCAAGCGCAATAAGGCCTCACCCGAGCTGGTCGAATAGACTTGGCTTGAGGTCGCTGCTCGCTGACATGCGACTGGCCCACATGACAATCCGCACACCCACGAGCGAATTGGTGAACCCACGATGAGACAAATTCTCGCAGCGCTTGCCGCAACCGCAACGCTCGCGGCGGGGCACGTGAATGCCGACACGCTGGCCCCCGCCCCGCAGATCATCGCCGAGTACGACCGCAGCTTCATCGAGCGCTTCGGCGCCCAGACGTTTGGCGAGATGCTCGACACGGGCATCATCCGCTATTTCTTCACCGGCGGGCGCGACCTGCTCATCCTGGTCAACGGGCGGCCCTACGCAACGACCGCGGCCAGCCTAGACACCCTCCCGCTCTCGGCGGTCGAGCGCATCGAGGTGCTGCGGGCCGAGAGCCTGGGGATACACGGCGGCCATGCCGCGGTACGTGGCGCATTCAACCTCGTGCTGCGGAACGATCTGGACGGCTTCGACGTGCGCGCCGTCACCCGGATGCCGAGTCGCGACGGCGGCGCCGCGCGCCAGGGCGGCGTCGTATGGGGAGGCGCGATCGGTGATGGCGGACACTTGACCGTCGGCGTCGACATCCTCGACCGCCAGGAGATTGCCGGCAGGACCCGCGAGCACAGCCGCTCCGAGTGGACGGAGGGCGGAAGCTTCGCGGACGCGAAGAACGTGAGCATCGGCGGCAACACCGTCTACATCTACAACCGAAACACAGAGGAACTGAGATCCATCTCGCTCGGCATGTGCGACCAGGCGCTTGGCTACACCGGCCCGCTCAGCAACCCTTCGGGGATTGAATCGGGTGACAAGGGCTGCGGGTTTGCCTACGGCAATCTTTGGTGGGACAGCCCGAGCTACGACCAGAGGAACGCGATCCTGAACCTCAACCACCCGATTGGAGAGCGTGCCGAGCTCCACGCGGACGCCAACGTCACGCACGGACGCGGGGCGTTCCGTTACGCACCATCGATCGATGTTTTCTCCGTCGCCCCAAGCGAGAAACTGCTCGACGCGATCAATGAATCGGCACGCCAGGCCGACCCGGCGTTCGAGGCGACGAGCGAGAACATTTTCTCGGTCGGGCACCGTTTCATCGGCCACGGCAACCGAGATTGGAATTGGGACACCAAGGCGTACGACGCCTCGGCGAGCATCAGGGGCCGGCTCACCGAAAGCCTCGGTTACGACGCCCGCGTCGAAGCCTCCAAGTACGACGGCTCGCTGTCGGGCGACACCTTCGTGGACGCCGAAACCATCAGGCACGAGATCGCGGCCGGAAGATACGACCTGACGAATCCGCTGTCGGTGAAACCGGACCACCTGGAAGCGATCGAGAGGAGCAGCCTGCGCGAGGAGGAGGACACGGGCTCGAGGTATCTGGGCGCGCGTCTCGCGCTCAAGGGCGCTGGGCCGAGCGTCGGCGGGCGCACCGCGGCATGGACCGCGGGGGTCGAACTTGGCAGCGCGGAAGCGCACCGACTGCTGGCGTTCCGGGCTAGCGATGGCCGGACCCGCGACGTGAACGGGGTGCTCGGGTCGGGCGGCACCAGCTACGCCGGCGAGCGCGATGCGGCGGCAGCCTTCGCCGAGGTGTCCCTGCCGCTCGCCGACGCCGTGGACGTGAGAGCCGCAGCACGGGCCGACGAGTTGGATGACGTCGGCGGGCTGCGCGCGTGGCGCCTCGGAGCCGAGTACCGCCCGAGCGACATCATCACACTGCGCGGCTCGTGGAGCGCTGGCGAGGGGGCACCCTCCATGTACCACCTGCACAGCACCGCGGCGCAGGACCACCCCTATGTCCGTTGCATTCCGGAGAGCGGGCCGCCGCCGCGCACGTGCGACACGGCGAACTACCGGCAGGTGACGCGCCGCACGACCGGCAACCCCGAACTCAAGCCGTCGGGATCGGAGAGGCACTCCATTGGCGCGGAAGCCCGAAAAGGTCCGTTCTACCTCGTCGTCGACTGGTACCGACTCACGGCTTCGGATCTGGCTGGGCAACACGATGCGACTTGGGCAATGCTGAATCGCCCCGAATGCCCGCCGGGCGGCGGCAGCAACTGCATCGAGCGCGCAGCCGGAGACATCTCCATCCACGACAGTTTCGCCAACATCGTCAGTAACGAGATTTCGGGAATCAACACCCGGTTCGGGGCGGGCACAGAAACCGGCTGGGGCTTCATCGCCGTGCGCGGGTTCTGGCGTTACGTCACCGACAGCGAGGAGCACATCGCCGGCGAAGAGCAGCGGTTACCGCTCCCGCGCAATGCGGTGCGTATCGTGACCTCGGCTGGACGCGGAGGACTTACGGTTTCCTGGGCCTTGAACTACCGCGACGAGATTGAGAGTCAGTTGGGCGACGGACAGTTCAGTTCCTGGACTGGCCACGATGTGACGCTCGACTGGAAGAAGCCGCTGGGGCTCGAAAACATGCGGCTAACCACAGGTGTGTACAACGTCACCGACACGAAGCTCTCTACGAACACCGCGCATCCCTCCGCGACCGACGGGCCGCGTGCGGCCGGCTGGGGACGCACCTTCTTTGCAACCCTCAACACGCGCTTCTGAGGTCGTGCACGAAGGACAAATGCATCGCGTGTATCGACCAAGCGTCGAGTGCACACACTGCCGCCATGCGGGGCCGTGTCGTGTCGCTGCCGGAGACATGGGCGTTGAATGGGGTCGGGCCGGACTTCCGGATCGTCAATCACTGCCTCGGCGAGATTGACCACCAACTGCTTCGTCCCGGGCATGCGCTCGCGATGAACCTGACCCAAGTGTCCGGTCCCGGTTGAGCGCCTGCGCGTTGACGGTCTCTAGGTCGGACGCCGCGGGGGGCACCGCGAACGCGAATCTTGTTGTCAATCAACCGCTGTTTGCATTGGAACCGACCGCATTGCCGCTTGCCACTTCCGGATGTGACGTGGCGTCGCGTTGATCCGCAACGGGCGGTTGTGCCGCTGGCCAAGGGCTTGGACGCGTTGTTGTCCAGCGCGGCCCCTGGGGCGGGCTTCGGCGCGACGAGGCGGCAATGACGCTGGAAACCGACGCCTTCCTGGACGATTCTGGAGACCGCACGCTGCCGACAATCATTGCGGCGCGGTCCCAGCCGGCGCGACCGCCGGAACGACAGTTGGCCCTGCGCGGTCCGGCACCGCAACCGGAAACGCGTCCCTACGGGCCGGGAACCAGCCATGAGCAACGACCAACTCTCCTACCTCTCGGCAACTGAAGCCGCCGCTCTCGTCCGCGACGGCTCGCTGTCGCCGGTCGAACTCGTGATGAACGCGCTCGAGCGCATCGAGGAGGTCAACCCGACGCTCAACTGCTTCTGCTTCACGTATCCGTCGGATGCCATCGAGCAGGCGCGCGCGGCGGAACGAGCGCTCGCGGCGGGCGATCAGGTGGGCCCGTTGCACGGGGTGCCCATCGCCATCAAGGACCTCACTCCCACCAAGGGCAAGACGACCACCTTCGGCTCCCACGCCTACAGGGACTGGGTGCCCGATTTCGACGCGCTGGTCGTGCAGAATCTGTGTGCGGCCGGTGCCATCATGGTGGGCAAGACAACGACGCCCGAGTTCGCATTCTCCAGCCTTACCGACAGCCCGCTGTGGGGGATCACCCGCAACCCGTGGAACCCGGACCACACGCCGGGCGGGTCGTCGGGCGGCTCTGCCGCCGCCGTGGTGGCGGGCTGCGTGCCGCTTGCGGAAGGCTCGGACGCCGGCGGCTCGGTGCGGATCCCCGCCTCGCACAGCGGCTGCGTGGGAATGAAGCCGAGCTCGGGCCGGATCCCCTTCGAGTTCCTGCCGACCCAGTTCGACTACATGTGCTGCCACGGCCCCCTCTCACGCACCGTGGCGGACGCAGCGCTGTTCCTGAAGCTGTGCCAGGGGCCGGATGAGCGCGACCTCAACTCGCTCGCGCCGGCGCTGGCAATTGACGTGCCGCCGCCGAGCGACGTGCGCGGCCTGCGACTCGCGCTCTCGACCGACCTCGGCTACTACCGGGTCGACCCGGACGTAGCGGCAAACACCCGCGCCGCCGCCGCCGCCCTCGCGCAGGCGGGCGCAGAGGTTGAGCCCGTCGAGCTCGGCTGGAGCAGGGCTTTCAACGACGCGTGGCTGGCCTACTGGAGTGTGTTCCAGGCCACGCATTTCGGCCAGCACCTAGAGCGCTGGCAGGACCTGATGCACCCCTCCGTAGTCGCGGCAATGGAGGAGGCCCGGGCGATGAGCGCGGTCGAACTCATGAAGACGGAGACGATCTACACCGATGCCTGGAACGCGCTGCGGCCGATCCTCGAGCGCTGTGACGCGCTGCTCTGCCCGACGGAATCAATCCCGGCGCCCCCAGTCGACTACGACGAGCTCGGCTCCATGGGTGACACCGACGACGGCCGGCACATGGGCATGGACATGACCATGCAGTTCAACGCGCTCAAGCTGCCTGCGCTCTCCGTTCCCTCAGGCTTCTCGTCTCAGGGGCTGCCCACGGGCCTGCAGATCGTCGGCCGCCGCTTCGACGATGTGACGGTGCTCCGCATCGGCGCCGCGCTGGAGGAGGCCTGCCCCTGGCGCCAGCACCGACCGAGCCTGTGACGGACGACCCGCATGGGACCAATCCGAGAACGGGCGTGTGCAGGGAACCGAACACCATCCGTGCCACGGGAGCACTGGGAAATCTGGCCAGACATCTTGGCAACGCGAGCCAAGCCTGCAAGATGTTAGGCCAGTCGCGTGCGCCCAAGTGATTCGGTGCTGCTGTCGCAATCCTGCCCAACTGCCATCACGGTGAACCCGATCGAATGACGAACGGAACTGAAACCCTCATCCGGCTCCTGAGCACCGTCGGCCTCGGATCGTGGGTGGTGCAAGTGTTCGTGGTGGTCCTTGCGACTGCCCTGCTCGCGTTCGCCTCGAGCCGCCTGGTGGCACGGTTGCATCCAACGCTCAAGCGCACTCCCAGCGTGTGGGATGAGAGCCTCGTCGAAGCGATCGGCCCGCCCTTGCGCGTGTTCCTCTGGGTCGCAGGCATCGCGTTCGCGATCGAAATCATCCAGAACGAGGTCGGGGCCACCATTTTCGAAGCAGTCGACCCGATCCGGGACGTGGGCCTCATCGCCGCGGTCGCATGGTTCCCGGTACGGTTCATTCGTATCGCTGAAGTCAATTTCATTGCAGATCGGGAAGTCAAGGGCGAAGAGGTCGACCGGGCCACCCTCGATGCAATCGTCAAGTTGCTCCGGCTCTCCGTGATGATCACCGCCTTCCTGGTGGCTTTGCAGACCCTCGGGTTCAGCATCTCCGGCGTGCTTGCCTTCGGCGGCATCGGCGGAATCGCGGTTGGTTTCGCGGCAAAGGACCTGCTCGCGAACTTCTTCGGCGGGCTGATGATCTACCTTGACCGTCCCTTCGCGATCGGAGACTGGATTCGCTCGCCTGACCGCCAGATCGAAGGCACCGTGGAACGGATTGGATGGCGCCTGACGGTGATCCGTGGTTTCGACACCCGGCCGCTGTACATCCCCAATAGCGCGTTCGCCAACATCGCAGTGGAAAATCCCTCCCGCATGCGGAACCGCCGCATCTACGAAACCATCGGCATCCGCTATGACGATGTCACAAGGATGGGAGCCATCGTGGCCGACGTCGAGGCAATGCTGCGCACGCACGCCGATATCGACGCCGACAAGTTCCTGATGGTCAACTTCGACGCCTTCGCCCCGTCCTCGCTCGACTTCTTCATCTATTGCTACACGCGCACGACCGACTGGGCGCAGTACCATCAAGTAAAGCAGGACGTGTTGCTGCGCATCGCCGAGGTCATCGCCCGCCACGGCGCGGAAATCGCGTTCCCGACGTCCACCGTGCACCTTGCCGGGGACACCCTTCAGGCAGGCGAGAGTGCGGCGGGCTCCCGCAGCCGGGAAGAGCCACCCCCCGACGCTGGCTGATGCGCCGGTTGCTCTAGTTGAACGCCATTGACCGCGTTCTGCAATCCGTTCAGCACGCTCCACGATCGGTCCGTCCCCCTCCTTGCCCGGAAACAAGGAGACCCCTGGATTCGTTCGCCACAGCACCCAGCCTGTCGGGGAGAATCACCGCGATCGGTTTCGCGACGCTCGCCGCCTGCTGACCGCCTGGCATGGGTTCTGCCGAAGGCATCTGACAGAACGCGAATTCCCTCGCGTCGAGCATGAGACCGCCGCCGTGGCCGCGTGGGGGTGTTTCTTCACAATCGATACGAGGTTGGCCTTTGGCCGTTCGACATCGTTTTCTTTGTGCCGGCCACGGTGGGAAGGCCTCCAGGTCACCGAGAGCTCTGTTGGGAGCTATATGTTGGACTATGATTCTCGTGCACCAGCCCTGTTCGCCGACTTGCAAATAAGCTCAAGATCCAGAACAGCCAGCCCTCCGCCATCACGGGCATTAGCCATCTGTGGCCCAGTTGCGACCAATGACTGATTCGGCACCAATCGTCACGATTTTCGGCGCGGCCGGGTTCGTCGGGCGCGCGGTGGTCCGATGCTTTGCCAGAGCCGGTTGGCGGGTGCGGGCTGGCACCCGCAGACCTCAGCAAGCCAAATTCCTCCGGACACTCGGCGAGTTGGGCCAAGT contains:
- a CDS encoding mechanosensitive ion channel family protein, giving the protein MTNGTETLIRLLSTVGLGSWVVQVFVVVLATALLAFASSRLVARLHPTLKRTPSVWDESLVEAIGPPLRVFLWVAGIAFAIEIIQNEVGATIFEAVDPIRDVGLIAAVAWFPVRFIRIAEVNFIADREVKGEEVDRATLDAIVKLLRLSVMITAFLVALQTLGFSISGVLAFGGIGGIAVGFAAKDLLANFFGGLMIYLDRPFAIGDWIRSPDRQIEGTVERIGWRLTVIRGFDTRPLYIPNSAFANIAVENPSRMRNRRIYETIGIRYDDVTRMGAIVADVEAMLRTHADIDADKFLMVNFDAFAPSSLDFFIYCYTRTTDWAQYHQVKQDVLLRIAEVIARHGAEIAFPTSTVHLAGDTLQAGESAAGSRSREEPPPDAG